Within the Nitrosococcus wardiae genome, the region CCAGGAAACAAATACTTGAACCCAATAGTCCTCGTAAAATTCCCCTAGCCATTCCACGGCCCACGAAAAAATTGCATAGCCAGTGTAATCTTTACATATGATTCAGAACCTTAGATGAATATAGCGGCAGAGAATAGCCTCTTATCAATTCCTGATAATTATCCAAGTAGCTGAATTGATTGAAGCAATTCAGCTGTACGGGGACACTTCCCTGCACCTGGAATATTTCTTGCGTCACAATAACTTAAGCGTGCGCCCAGACAACCTCACAGGAGAAGAAAGAATGAAGCGAGTGTTAGTAACAGGCGGTGCTGGCTTTCTAGGACGTCACTTGTGTGCTCGCCTGCTCCAAGAAGGCTGCCAGGTGTTTTGTATGGACAACTTCTATACGGGTTCAAAAGATAATATTCGCGAGTTTCTCGACTACTCCTGCTTCAAAATGATTCACCATGATGTGTGCCTTCCTTTTTACCTAGAGGTAGATGAAATCTACAATTTGGCCTGCCCTGCAAGCCCCATCCATTATCAACGGGATCCGGTACAAACCCTCAAAACGAATGCCTATGGTGCTATTAATATGCTGGAGCTTGCCAAACGGCTCCAGGTGAAAATCCTGCAGGCGTCCACAAGCGAAGTCTACGGCAATCCTCAGCAACATCCCCAGGACGAAGAATACTGGGGACATGTTAACCCTATTGGCGCCCGCTCCTGTTATGATGAAGGCAAACGCTGCGCTGAAAGCCTTTTTTTCGCTTATCATCAACAACATCAATTGCCCGTAAAGGTCGCCCGTATCTTCAACACCTACGGACCCTATATGCAATGCGAAGATGGGCGCGTCATATCGAATTTTATCGTCCAAGCGCTACACCACAAGCCCATTACACTCTATGGCAACGGCTCACAGTCACGATCATTCTGCTATGTAACTGACCTAATCGAAGCCCTGTTCCGCCTCATGCACTCGCCTGCGAAGATCACCGGCCCTATCAATCTGGGTAATCCGCAAGAGCTCACCGTGCTTGAGCTAGCCCAGATGGTGCGCCGCCTTACCAATTCCCGCTCAAAGATCGTTTTCCGGCCTCTTCCTGGGGATGACCCCCAACGGCGGCGGCCCGATATTCTCCGTGCTCAGGAATTGCTTAGCTGGCAGCCTCGGATTGAACTCGAAGCGGGTCTTATGCACACTATCACCTATTTCGATAAATTGCTGAGCCATACTCCCCAACCTGCATCCTATAGCGCTCAACTGGCGATGGGATTGGAGTCGCCCTAACTGGTTTCAATGAGTCTCTGCACCCAATCCCGCAAAGCACTCCTCGATATAGCTTTCTAGCTCTTTCACCCGCTGGGCAGCGGTGTGATCCGCAAGGACACGGCGGCGCGCCTGCTCGCCTAAGGCACAGCGGTGCTCCTCAGGCATTGTTTGGAGAAAGCTCACCACTTCCTTGGCACTGCTCGCAAGCAAAATTTCCGTCCCTGGATGGAAGAATTCATCGATTCCTGACCACCCATCACTGATAATGGGAATGCCGCAAGCAGCGGCTTCAAATAAGCGCACACTGGGCGCATAGCCGCTCTGGGCCATATCTGCACGGGTAATATTAAGGGTGAAGCGTTGGCGATTATAAAAGCTTCCATGCTCACTGGGCGGCAAGTGCTCAATGCGTTCCACATTGGAGGGCCACTGAACGGTGGTAGGATAGGAAGGCCCTGCCACTACAAAACGACCCTCAAACCACGCCCGTGCCGGTGCATTCAGCAAGCATTCCAACATCGGTTGCCGATCTGGGGCGTAGGTGCCCAAATATCCCAGATCCCAAGAGGCCTCAACCACTTGCGGGTAATAAGCTTCTGGATCCACCGAGCAGTATAGTGCCCGTGCGCGCTGGGCTTCGAACTCGTGCTCGAGCCGCTGCAGCGTTGGACCACCCGTAAACGATAAATAAAGGTCATAACGCCGGATCAGATCCGGGGAAATGTACTCTGCTCTACCCTGGGCCAATGCAGTCAGCGTCACGGGGGTATCAATATCGTAAAAGGCGACGATTCCCCGAGCATGCGCCAACACCCAATGTCCCACCTTGATTCCATCCGGCACGTAGGAACCAATAATGACTAGATCGGCATCCTCAATGATGCCTTGATAAGTATCAAATAATTCCTCAAGGTTTTCATACAAATGGGTCCGCCCATAGGGGGGGCTCGGTAAATCCCGCGTATCTCGATACCATGGCATATCACGCTCCAGGAATATCACCTGGTGCCCACGCTGGACCAATTCGCGCACTAGAGCTCGATAGGTAGTGGCGTGCCCATTACCCCATGAGGAGGTGATTGACAAACCTAATATCACCAACTTCCGTGGGCTCATAAGACCGCTCCTCGATAGGATGGGAATGAATAACCTACGAGCACCGACTCAAGCTGGGCTGCACGATGGGCGTAAGTATGCTCCTGTAATATCCGCTTCCGGGCCGAGGCACCCATCACGCGCGCCCGTTCGGGAGTCAATTCCGCCAGATGTTCAGCCACTTGCGCCCCATCCGCTGCAATGAGTACTTCTTGATCCGGCTCAAGAAAATCCTCAATACCCTCCCACAAATCGGTAATAAGACAAGCGCCGGCACCGGCAGCTTCAAACACCCGGGTAGCCGGGGAGAATCCGTAGCGGGCCATGCTTTCCCGAGAGATATTAAGTACGGCTGTAGGGGTAGAGTTGAAGGCATTATGATCCCGGGTATAAACGTGACCGCAATAGCGCACGTTGCCAGGCATAGGCTTGTCACCCCAACCGCTTCCGCCCAGAAGGAACTGCTTTCCAGGTAATCGAGCGGCAGCATCCAGAAAGAAATATTCCACCCGCGCTTCGCGATCGGGCAGTCGATTGCCAAGAAAGCCTAGGGCAGCCTCGAACCGAGAATCCGGTGCGGCAGGATAATGAGTTCCAGGATCAAGGGCATTGTAGATAGGGATACACTGACGCGCGCCAACAGCGCGATAGCCCTCCACCACGGGATTGCCGCCACCATAAGTCAGTACCAAATCATACCGCGCCACCTGCCCGTGGAAGGGATCGGAAGGATTAAGGCGCATCCGATCTAGGGTTGCTGGCGCGTCCACATCCCAGTACACACAGAGAGTATTAGGGCCTGCCAATTCCGGCACGACTGCCTCCAGATACTCATCAAATACACCAATGCCGCTTGCCTTGACAATGACATCCGCACTCCGAGCAGACTCAAGCGCACGCTCGAGTTCTGCAGTCCCCTCTGCTCCATAGACCACGACCTCTGCCCAAGGGGGGTCTTCCATATCCCGATGTCGTTGCCGCTCATAGGCATCTGGCTCGAAGAATTGCACCCGATGCCCACGGTCGTGCAATGCACGAATGAGACCGCGGTAGTAGGTTGCCGCGCCATTCCAGTAGGCCGAGACCAGACTCGAACCAAAAAAAGCGATCTGTAATCCCCTTTTCATAGCCTATTTCCTGAGGTGAGGTTGAGATTCATGGGATACATTGAGCTCATGATAAATACTCAATAACTCATCGACCCGATGGGCGCAGGTATGGGCGCCCAGAAGAGTGCGGTAGCCATGGGATGCTAATTCAGCTGCCCTATCGCGGTCATTGATGATTTCCCGTAGGCAGCGCCTCATTTCCTCGCCGTTGCGGGCAATAAGAAAATCTTCACCTGGAGTAAACAGACCTTCGGCATCCTCCCATGGCGTACAGACCAGAGGGATTTTGCAAGCGAGCGCTTCGAAAGGTCGAATGGTAGGAATACCAGGTAAAGCTTCTACATAAGGGCGCCGTGGGATATGCACAGTCACACAGTGGCGGGCAAAGACCTCCGGTACTCGGGAGTTTTCCAACCACCCCCGGTAAGTAATACCGCGCTCTCGGAGCTGTGCCTGCGCCTGTTGGGGATAACGCACTCCATAAACATTCGTGCGCAACTGCTCTTCCATCACCGGGTCGAACAGAAACTCATAGAGCTCACTTGTACGTTCCTCATCTCCCCAATTACCCACCCATACCACTTCCGCTTCCCTGGGCCTATCATCCAGGGGGTGAAATATCCGCGTATCGGCAGCTTCATGCCAAACCCATGCCTGTTGGGCCCACCCTTCAGTAAGATACCGATCCCGGATCACCTCGCCAAAGGCCAATACACCATCATAATGTTGCAGATCGTACGCGGCCATGCTTTGGCTATCAGTAAACGACCGATGGTGCGTATCGTGAAATAAAAGCCGGTATCCCCGATGGCGCGACCGGTGCTCGCCAATTCTCTGGACCAATTCATGGGCGTTCCACTCATGGACGATAACCAAATCGACAGCGTCAAGAGCACGCTCCAGGTCTAAGTCTGCTAACGTATACTCCTGCTCCTGGTTTGCAAGTTCAGGATACCGTTGCTGAAACGCAGTCACAGCGCCTTCTCCGTAGTGCTGAATCAAATTAGTTACACTCCAGCCTCCACGGGGAACATAGACAACCAGCTCGTGGCCCCGCGCCATTATTTCGCTTGCGATACCCCGCAGGAAATGGGCGTTACCATTATTCCAATCCGATACTAATGAATGGTAGAACAGCGCTATTCGCATGCTCGCCCTCATGCTAAGGTAGCAGGTGCCTGGGCCTCGGAAAAATTAAGGCCCTCAAGCAAATCCTGGTAGAGGGCAAAATAAGTGGCCGCCATTCGCTCCAAGGTATACTTTCCCGCGCGCGCCGCAGCAAGATGGGCAATTGCTTCTCGCCGAGCGGGATCATCGATAAGGCGATTGATGGTGTCCTGCAGTGCCTGGGGATCATCTGCTGGAACAAAACAAGCTGCTCCATCCCACAATTCTCGTAAACTATCGATGTCCCCAATCACAGGAGCACACTTTGCCAACGCAGCCTCAAGCACTGACAGACCGAATGGCTCGTAGCGGGCAGGCAGCGCATAAATGCTAGCCTGCCCGTACCAATGGGCGATGAATTCTGGTGCAAGCTGCCCTAAGATCCGGACATGGTCCAGTTCGACATGGCCCCCGTCGGGATGTTTTATTTCGCCCGCCAGATAGACTGGCCACTGCAGGGATGGAGCGATATGGGCCAAGGTCGCCAAGTTCTTTGCCGCGTCCCAGGCCCGGCCCACGGCCAAAACATAAGGCTTTTTCTTCAAGCAAGCATATTCCAAATGCCTACGACCGTTGTAGACAACTGTGGTACGGGAAAGGGGGCCGTAATGAGACTTCAAGGCCGAAAGCATGGCACGGGAAGGTGCCACGACTAAATCTGCCCCCTGGAGCCCTTGTCGAACCCGCCACCGATAAGGGTCATAATCGATAGGTGGCTCCTTGGAAAAAACGGCGCGCCACCAGGAGAGCACGCAAGAATGGCCCACCACTAACCGCGGTGCCCGCCAATCGAGATCGCCATGGGAGTAGTGATTGAGATGGACTAGATCGGGACAATATCGCCGTTCCAACTGCAGCAACCATTGTCCAGCCTGTTCAACATCCTTCCAGGGTGCGTCCATCCATTCGAGGCGAAAATGGCTTTCACACACCACCATATCAGGCACCTGCTCCACTTGGCGGCGTTGCTGGAAGGACAAGGGCGCCCCCATAGTGGCAAGTACCACCTGGACGCCATAGCGACGCAGGGCGGTAGCAAGTTGCAGCGCATAGACCCATACCCCCCCTACTGTATCAGCACTCATGAGAACGCGTAGAGTTCTCGGTTTCTTTCTCATGAAGCTGCAGCGGCGCCAAGTTCCAGGTGTTCAAGGGGTCGAGGAAGCTCCTCTTGAATGTCGCTAAACTCAGAAAACATCTGCAAATAGTAGTCCACGGCCCGTTCCCACGCCAGGTCATCCGGCACGCCCCAAAGTTTTATATAATCTGGCGATCCCGGATAAGGGAACATGGGCACGGGTTTGTTCGCCCAGACGCCATGGGCGAGCAAGGTCTGCCGCCATTCCTCTACCTGGGCATGATCGTCGACCTGGGAATCGAGCAAGCTGGCCTGGACGAAAGGAATATTGCGGCGCGCATAGATAAGCCGCTCTTGCAGCTGGACGGTTTTCAACCGGCAATGCTTATTGAGCAAGTCCCGGCCTCTCTCACTGAGACTCTCTACCCCTGCCTCCACGGAGACACAGCCGCTCTCACCGAGCAGATCCAGCATTTCCGGCTTCCAAAGATCGATGCGGGTCTGAATGCCAAATTGGACGGGGCGCTGTTTCAACGCCTGCAGCAGCGGCCGCTGAGGGAGAAAAATCTCATCAATAAAATAAACATATCTCACTCCTTGGCTGATAAGTCCGTCTAGCTCTTCTAGGAGTGTATCCAGCGGTCGGCGGCGGAATTGGTCGCGATGATCCGTCTTGGCGCAGAACGAACAGGCATAGGGACACCCCCGCGAAGCTTCAATTTCTGCGCCGAATCCCTGCTGCGGCTCATCGAAGCGATGATGATGATGCCGATGTGCGCTCAAAAAGTGCTGAGGCCAATGCAGCGCGGGTAATGAAGCTAGATTCACCATTTGCGGTCCGCCCTGCACCCGCCATTGCTCATCGTGTAGATAGGCAATGCCACTCACCTCTTGCAGTCGCGATAAGTGGCTGCCCAGCTGAACGAGTACCTCTTCGCATTCCCCGAGCACGGCAATATCGCCGCCCACTTTACGGAGCGCCGCACGGGGCGTGGTCGAGGCATGGGGGCCCACGAGAATCCGGATACCCGCAGCTGCGCCAAGCGCTTGGACCAACTGTTGAGGCACGCGCAGTTCTGGCGGCGGACAGCGCCAAAAGAGATAACTGGGGGCCGTGGGGATGACGGTCATATCAGGTCCGAAAGTAGCTACGCGGGCGCAGAGTTCGCTTTGCGAGAGATGATCTAAAGTGGCATCAAGGAGAAGCACCTCGTGCCCAGCGCCCTCAAGCATCTGCTTAGCGTATCCCAATTCAAGTGGCAAATGAGGATCCCGGCAGCCGAAGTAGATGCTTCCTTCAAAGGTCCAGATCGGGTTAATCAATGCATATCTCATAAGACGACCTGCTCTTTTTCTGAGTGTGCAGCAGGGCGAGAGGCAGTCAGCTCCTGCTGCATCCATTCATAAAGCTGCCGCACCCCTTCCTTGCTTCCAATGGCTGGACGCCAGCCCGTGACCCGCTGGAATTTGCTCGTATCTGAAACATAGTAACGCTGATCACTTGGACGCCAGTCTTTCCTGTACACCACCGGAACCCGATGATGCAAAACCGCCAGTTGATCTACCAATCCTTGCAGGCTGAGTACATTCTGGGGTCCACCTCCCATATTGAAGGCCTCACCCGCAATGGCTGGAAGGTGATTAGCCGCAGTTAGCAACGCCTTTACTAAATCATCCACATAGAGCACATCACGCACCTGAAGTCCATCGCCATAGAAGGTGATGGGTGTTTCACTCACCACCTGGCGGATAAAATGGGCAACCCATCCCTGATCCTCATTACCAAATTGCCGTGGACCATAGATGCAGCTCATACGCAAAACCGTCGCAGGCAAGCCCAGGGTACGGGCGTAATCAAGCACATACTGATCGGCAGCGCCCTTGGAACAGCCATAAGGGCTGCAGAATTTCAGCGGGCGGGATTCATCAATCCCGCGGCTACGAATCACATCATCCACTGGGGCATAGCCAGAGGCGGTCAGTTGCAGTTCTAAATCGTCGAGATCACCATAAACTTTGTTAGTGGAAGTAAACACCAGGCCCGGCGGATATCGCCGACGACGCGCTGCTTCCAGTACATTCAAAGTCCCTACCGTATTCACATCGTGATCAAAAAACGGTTGTTTGAGACTGGTAGTCACTGCTACCTGAGCTGCAAAATGAAATATCCTGCAGGCCCGCTGTACAGCATACTGGACCGCGTCTCGATCCCGCACATCTGCCAGCAGCACTTCGATCTGATTAGGAAAGCGCTGGTGTAACCACTCCAAATTGCACTCGGTACCAGGGCGGGAAAGATCATCGAGCACCAAAATCTGATGACCCTGGGCGGCAAGCCGTGCCGCCACATTGCAACCGATGAACCCAGCACCGCCAATGACCAGTTCCCGATCGCGCCCCCCCTTTTTTCCACTACCCTGGCCCCAGGTGGCAACCTCCTGCACTCTGGCGTATCCGCCGCCCTGCAGCTGCAGCAAGCGTCCCAGCAGAGCGGGTTTACCATCGGCAGTACGCAGGCCACGTCCCGGCTGCCGTTCGCCCTCGGCGGGCACCGCAGTCAAATTTAGATAAACCCGTTCCACCGCCCCATTAAGCAAGCCACCCCATTCTCCCACAAGGAGTCCAATGCCGCTGTCACGCCGAGGGGGGATCGGATCCGGGGTTAACCAACGCTCCAGCCTCTGGGGAGCGGGTAGAACCTCATCCACTTTAGCAAGCTCACCGTCCTTATCGGCCTGGGAAAACCGTCGAAAAGCAAGCGCTTGCACCGAATCGAATAGCCCCTGGCGATAGGCGATGGCCAACCAACGCGCATCCAATACGAGCCCACCCAAACAAAGGCTTGGCGCGGATGATTCGCACAAAAGCTTGGATAGCAACCCTGCTGATTGGGGAGAGGCATCTGGCCATGAGGGGACTCCCAACAAATCAGCACATTCCAACCATTGGATGCTGTCCCCCAACTCATTGCACGCTTCCCCAAAAAACCTTTGATAAGCTAAAGCTTCATGGACCCATGCCGGAGGAAGTTGATGGGAATGGTGAGGCAGGAGACGATGGAGTGCAATGACCACCTCAAAGCGCTCGGCCGCTCTAGCGATTAGCCAACCATACCATGCCCGTGCCTTAGGGCTATTCCATTGGGCTAACGTCACCGCCAAGCGGATATCTCGAAACCCAGCAGCACAGGCATCATCCAGTAGTTGTTCAGCTTGCCGGTACTCACCTAGGGCAAACCACTCGTTTATACCACAGCGGGCCTGTTTTCTTCCGGGTGCTCCGGCCATCATACTGCCAGCCCTCGCGCGAGAAGCTCATCCCGAGCCTCATCGACCCGATCGACCGGCTGTTGTTCCGCTAACCATTCGGCGAATGTGCTGAGACCTTCCTCCAGCGAGACTTCGGGCTCAAAGCCAAGAATGCGCCGTGCCCGGCTAATGTCGGCAAAGCAGTGGCGGATGTCGCCTTTGCGATACTCTCCAGTGATGTTTGGCATGAGATCGCTACCGATTACCTGGGCAGTCTTTTGAGCGAGTTCGAGAATGGAAATGCTACGGCCGCTACCTATATTGAAGGCCTGCCCGGCAGCATCGGGAATCTCAAGGGCTTGTCGGCAGGCGCGGGCCACATCTCGCACATGGACAAAATCACGCCGCTGGTGTCCATCCTCAAAGACTAAAGGAGGACGACCATTGAGCAGCCGACTGCCAAAAATAGCGAGCACACCCGTATAAGGATTTGATAGCGCTTGGCGTTCGCCATAGGTGTTAAAAAACCGCAGCGCCACCACAGGAATATCGTAAGCCTGTCCAAAGAGCAAACACATCCGCTCTTGATCCATCTTCGATAGGGCATAAATGGAGGCCAACGCCGGATGCTTAGACTCGGGGGTTGGAACGGGCTCAAGCTTTTCCCCTTCTGGCCCGCTGACTTCCCACTCGCCACTGCGGAGCCGAGCAATAGAACGTTCCACTTCGATGAGGTTGCCCGTCGCAGAGCGATAAAGCCCTTCACCATAAATGCTCATGCTCGAAGCCACGACAAGGCATTCAACCGGCCGCTTCACAAGCTGTTCGAGCAGCACGGCAGTACCTCGTACATTGGTATCCAGATAGGATTCAATTTCATACATACTTTGTCCCACGCCTACCCGGGCTGCGAAGTGGAATACTCCACTTACGCTTTCCAACGCCTGCGCAACGGCTTCAGGATCCCGCACATCCCCTCTTTGCAGTTCTACTTCAGGATTTAAATAGCCTGGGCGTTGCCGATCGAGACCGTGGACTTGTGCTTCCAGGCTATCGAGTATCCGCACTCGGTAGCCTGCAGCGAGTAGTTCATCGGCCACATGGGAACCAATGAAACCCGCCCCGCCAGTAATCAAAATTGTTTTTTCCATATCTTATTTTTTTACCCCTGATATCACCATTACGTAGTCGCCATCACGTTTATAAGGATGCAGAAAACATACCATGGGGACGAGTGCGGTTTCTTCCACAGTTAGAAGTCTCTTTAGTAAGAAGCTGCGGACCCACGCGTTGTCTCAATCCATGTAATGCTTGCAAGTTGGGTGTAAAAACTACAAAGAGTTAGAAGGTACAATTGACGATTTTCTTCCTTTTTAAAATCCAAGAATTTAAAAATTTTTAAAAGTTATCCAAGCTGTAAGAATCAAAATCCGCTGATATTAATAAAGTTGGCATTAAACCTGCTCATAAATTCACAACAGGCTTTCCTGTTATCAAATTTGATTAAAAAAATGTAGTCAATATGGAGGAATAAATAAAATGTTTGGTTGGGCAATAACTTTCTTGATCGTGGCCCTTGTGGCCGCCCTCCTAGGCTTTACGGGAGTGGCTGGAATTGCAGTAGAAATTGCTTGGATTTTGTTTGTTGTAGGAATTGTTTTGTTTGTAGTGTTTCTGATTATGGGCCGACGCCGATCTCCCCCTCTATAGTAAATTAAGGAAACCCGGCGCCTTTCCTCAGCAAGTTATAGCAAGGCAGGAAATAGTCGATAGCTTAGAGTGAAAGTGAAACAGCGACGTAAAAATTAGGGCACAAGGAAGTACCCTTTATCTTCAAATCGGTAAGCAAAAAGTGAGGTAATACACATGGATCTTCTACGCATTCTGTTTGCAATTCTGTTGCCCCCCCTAGGCGTATTTTTACAGGTCGGATTGGGTGGTCAATTCTGGTTGAATATTCTGTTGACACTGCTCGGCTATATTCCTGGCATTATTCACGCCGTGTGGATTATTGCAAAACGCTAGAGGTCAGAAATTTTCCTTATGGCTATACAACGGCGCTCAAGACCCACCGGCAAGACTCAGTGGACTAGTCAAGATCGAGATCGCTTAGCTAAACTCGCCTATTGGCTGGACGAACGGTTTCGCATTCCAGGCACTAACTGGCGAATCGGATGGGATGGCCTAGTGGGTCTGATTCCCGGTGTGGGCGATGGGATTACAACCGCGCTGTCCGCTTACATCGTCCTTGAGGCACAACGCTTGGGAATACCCACCACAATGCTGCTGCGCATGATTTGGAATGTTGTAGTTGATGGCATAGTGGGGACTGTACCCTTAGTCGGTGATCTGTTCGATATCCGCTGGAAGGCCAATCGCAAAAATATGCATCTGCTTAATGAGCACCTAGCCCAATTTCCAGCAGTGCATCGACCGACGATATATCAAGTAGAACGGTCACCAAAAGGCATCAAGGCACAGGGCGATAAAGAAGAGTACCCCGTTGAATAATATATATATATTCTAGAATATGACTATCAATACTCCTACCCTTGAATGGCGGCAATATTGGGCTGAAATGGAGTTCGGTTGCCGCCAAATACTCCGCTATACCCAAAATATGAATGAGGCCACTTTTTATCAAAATAAAATGGCCGTTGATGCTGTGCTGTACAACCTAGAAGGGATTTACCAGGCAGCCCAAAGTTTGCCCGATGATGTTCACCCTTGGTTGAAAGAGGAGGAGTGGCGTACCTTAGCCAGTTTCAAAGAGATTACCGCTAACGCAAGATTCAACCCCAGTTCTATGGGCCTATGGGCGGTGGTAGACGAGCAGATTCCCACCTTACTGGCGGCCCTGCGTGCAGCACATCAAAAAGAGACACAGATCAAGCAGGATCCGCGGCTACACCGCCGAGGCCGTAGCGCCATTAAGCCCTGGCACCTGCCCCTATTGGGTTGGCGGGATATTGGCTGGCGAGTTTTGGATCAACTTTCCCAAAACAATGTGCTTATCGTTTCTGCCGGGGTAGCCTTTTACGCCCTGCTAGCGATTTTCCCCACCCTAGCAGCTCTGGTCTCCATCTACGGAGTACTGGCAAACCCAGCAGATGTGGAAGCCCAGCTTACTTTATTGGATGACGTGATTCCCGCGGAGGCTTGGGAGATTCTTCGGAGCCAACTCCACACCCTGACAAGCCAATCGACGACTATTCTTAGTCTGAGTGCCCTGCTCGGGGTCCTGCTGACTTTATGGAGCGCGCGGCTGGGGACGGGGGCACTGATGACGGCATTGAACATCGTCTATAAGGAGGAGGAAAAGCGCTCTTGGATCCGGTTTAATTTAATGGCGTTGTTACTTACGCTGGGGGAAATCCTGTTTAGTGTCGCTGCCCTGAGTTTGATTGTAGCCCTACCTACGCTGCTTGGCTATATTGGCCTCGGCGAAGAAACCAAAGTACTCCTTATCTGGTTACGATGGCCCCTACTAGCGGTGATCGTTATAATAGCTTTAGCTATACTTTATCGTTTTGGCTCTAGCCGTAGAGCTCCCCGCTGGGAATGGGTCAGCATTGGGGCTGTAGTCGCCACCTTACTGTGGATACTGGTGTCGGCGTTATTTTCCTTTTATGTGTCTCATTTTGGGTCCTATAACGAAACCTATGGCTCATTGGGCGCAGTTGTCAGTTTGATGCTATGGTTTTGGCTAACGGCCCTAACGGTGCTGATAGGGGCAGAATTTAACGCCGAAATGGAGCACCAAACCAAGATGGATACCACCACCGGCAAACCTAAACCTATGGGGAAACGCAATGCCTATATGGCGGATACTTTAGGGCGGCGACCGTAGCCAAAGGAAAAGAGCCGGTGCTTCTACAAGCCATCCAAGCTGGGCAGTTACCCTGCATTCCAGTGTTGGCACGATTCCTAACGGCGGGCACCCTGGGGCTGATGCTCTGCTTGGCCGGACCCCACAATACGTTTGCAATCCAAGAAGAAATTGAGAACGGTCGCCGCATTGCCTTGCAGGGCACCAAAGAGGTGAGATGTGCTAGATGCCATGGCAAGCTAGGACAAGGAGATGGTTCTGAAGGGCATCCTCGAATAGGGGGACAAAGCAGATTTTATCTCCAAAAGCAGCTTGAGGATTTTGCCTCTGGGACTCGTCCTAGCGAAGAGATGGTTCCCGTTGCCAGGGTTTTGACGGAAAAACAAAGGGCGGCCGTTGCTGCTTATTATGCCTCCATCAAGAATACACCTTATCCGCCGCGTCCAGAGGGAGAACCCCGACTTTTGCAGCAAGGGGGAATCCTGTCAGCCATTGGGTCAGATAAACGCTCTATTAGGGCCTGCGCCCTGTGTCACGCGACCGCAGGCGCTGGTATCCCACCTAGTTATCCTTACCTTGCCGGACAATTTGCTAGCTATACTGAGCGTCAGCTTCAACTATGGAAGCGGGGCCTGCGCCAGAATGATTCGCTTGAACTGATGGCAGAGATTGCTAAAAAGTTGAGTGATGAGGAAATCCGCGGGCTCGCCCTCTACTTTGCCCGGGTTCGGTTGCCGGCAAAGCGAATCAACTCCCTCACTGAGTATGAACCCTAATCGCCATGGCCAAGCATCTCTTGAATTTCCTCCTCAACCGTCTCTACAGTTTGTTCCTTTATGGGCAAGGACCGCAGATAAATAGCCATGGCGTTAAGATCCTCGTCAGTCAGATAGCTAGAACCGAACAACACATACTCGGCCATAGGGCCCCGAATGGGAGTTCCATCCGGCCCTATCGCCCGCTTCAATGCTCTAACAATATCCTGCTGCGACCAAATGCCGATTCCTGCTTTTTGAGAAGGGGTGATGTTGGGAGCAGGGAGAACCCCCGGAATCTTTCTCGAGCCGCCGAGAAATTCAATACCGATGAAATTGCCAAAGGTTTTTGGCGTGTGGCAAGCGCCACAGTGCCCGAGATGATTA harbors:
- a CDS encoding YhjD/YihY/BrkB family envelope integrity protein, encoding MTINTPTLEWRQYWAEMEFGCRQILRYTQNMNEATFYQNKMAVDAVLYNLEGIYQAAQSLPDDVHPWLKEEEWRTLASFKEITANARFNPSSMGLWAVVDEQIPTLLAALRAAHQKETQIKQDPRLHRRGRSAIKPWHLPLLGWRDIGWRVLDQLSQNNVLIVSAGVAFYALLAIFPTLAALVSIYGVLANPADVEAQLTLLDDVIPAEAWEILRSQLHTLTSQSTTILSLSALLGVLLTLWSARLGTGALMTALNIVYKEEEKRSWIRFNLMALLLTLGEILFSVAALSLIVALPTLLGYIGLGEETKVLLIWLRWPLLAVIVIIALAILYRFGSSRRAPRWEWVSIGAVVATLLWILVSALFSFYVSHFGSYNETYGSLGAVVSLMLWFWLTALTVLIGAEFNAEMEHQTKMDTTTGKPKPMGKRNAYMADTLGRRP
- a CDS encoding c-type cytochrome encodes the protein MLLQAIQAGQLPCIPVLARFLTAGTLGLMLCLAGPHNTFAIQEEIENGRRIALQGTKEVRCARCHGKLGQGDGSEGHPRIGGQSRFYLQKQLEDFASGTRPSEEMVPVARVLTEKQRAAVAAYYASIKNTPYPPRPEGEPRLLQQGGILSAIGSDKRSIRACALCHATAGAGIPPSYPYLAGQFASYTERQLQLWKRGLRQNDSLELMAEIAKKLSDEEIRGLALYFARVRLPAKRINSLTEYEP